A single Triticum dicoccoides isolate Atlit2015 ecotype Zavitan chromosome 2A, WEW_v2.0, whole genome shotgun sequence DNA region contains:
- the LOC119354542 gene encoding indole-3-acetaldehyde oxidase-like: MASSTPQPPPSAAVFAVNGQRFELRGGDDPGATLLDFIRTRTRFTGPKLGCGEGGCGACVVLLSTYDAAADQVSHAAVSSCLTLVHGLHHCAVTTTEGLGNSRDGLHAVHARFAGFHASQCGFCTPGICMSLAAALAGAEGKGSGPPPREGFSRLTSADAERAVVGNLCRCTGYRPIADACKSFAADVDLEDLGLNSFWKKGDAHVDKLPPYKEGSIGAFPEFLKAEIRASLRIDKCMSATVMAGSESSWHRPRSVEEYYRLIASDSVDGSGTKVVAGNTSSGVYREAEVYDRYIDLRDIPELNSVSKDSEGVQIGAATSISRVIEILRREGDDCKDVIFGKIADHMEKVSSHYVRNTATLGGNLVMAQRDEFPSDIATILLAAGSSVCIQVSSGKLNVTLDEFLEMPPCDYKTLLLSISVPHCTPDNVSSSAGAVNMTGDKTESSLLFETYRAALRPLGNAVAYLNCAFFAQISSDESSGSLILEKLNLAFGAFGTRHAIRGRDVEKYLVGKPISASVLLEACTVLKKSIVPKEGTTHSAYRSSLAVAFLFTFLYPMTKRNVKPARSARLNGHAASDTNGNPNCPPSADIDLSLKETNSVKSGLHNNDHILESCKQIVEISKDYLPVGIPAKKVGAELQASGEAVYVDDIPSPEGCLYGAFVYSTKPLAHVNSIELDPSLEQLKTVAVITVKDIPKGGGNFGANTIFGPEPLFGDPLTQCAGEPLGIVVAETRNFANIAAKRAVVNYSTETLDSPVLSIEEAVRRCSYFETPPFLLLQNVGDFSKGMEEADQKIYSAEVKLNSQYYFYMETQTALAIPDEDNCMVVYSSSQCPEAAQNNIATCLGLPCHNVRVITRRVGGGFGGKAVRSLPVAAACALAAFKLRRPVRMYLDRKTDMIMTGGRHPMKICYSIGFKSDGKVTGLHVDLFINAGMTMDISPIIPHNFIEALKKYNWGTFSYDAKICKTNISTRSAMRGPGEVQGSYVAEAIIEHVASVLSTDANLVRQRNIHTVESLALFHSECLENALGYTLPSICNQLTASANYQYRSEIIQTFNKTSQWKKRGLSFVPIVHKVLSRPTPGKVSILNDGSIVVEVGGIELGQGLWTKVKQMAAFGLGQLWADRSQDLLERVRVIQADTLSVVQGGWTTGSTTSECSCEAVRLACNIMVDRLKSLKEQLQEKHGKVSWDGLISQAKMAGVDLSAREYYIPGASGSYLNYGAAASEAEIDLLTGATTVLRSDLIYDCGQSLNPAVDMGQVEGAFVQGIGYFMSEEYVTNTDGLVVSDGTWTYKIPTVDTIPKQFNVELRNSGFHKKRVLSSKASGEPPLLLAASVHCATRDAIAAARKELHCCGSGPSSPSFFELEVPAIMPVVKELCGLDNVEKYLETLVGSK; the protein is encoded by the exons ATGGCTTCCTcgacgccgcagccgccgccgtccgCGGCGGTCTTTGCCGTCAACGGCCAGCGCTTCGAGCTCCGCGGTGGCGACGACCCGGGCGCCACCCTCCTCGACTTCATCCGCACCCGCACCCGCTTCACCGGCCCCAAGCTCGGCTGCGGCGAAG GTGGGTGCGGCGCGTGCGTAGTGCTGCTCTCCACGTACGACGCGGCGGCCGACCAGGTCTCGCACGCCGCCGTGAGCTCGTGCCTGACCCTTGTGCACGGGCTCCACCACTGCGCGGTCACCACCACCGAGGGCCTCGGGAACAGCCGCGACGGGCTCCACGCCGTGCACGCGCGATTCGCGGGCTTCCACGCCTCGCAGTGCGGCTTCTGCACGCCCGGGATATGCATGTCCCTCGCCGCCGCGCTAGCCGGCGCAGAGGGCAAGGGGTCCGGTCCGCCTCCGCGGGAGGGGTTCTCGAGGCTCACGTCGGCTGACGCGGAGCGCGCTGTCGTGGGTAACCTGTGCCGCTGCACGGGGTACCGCCCCATTGCCGACGCCTGCAAGAGCTTCGCGGCAGACGTCGATTTGGAGGACCTTGGTCTCAACTCCTTCTGGAAAAAGGGAGACGCTCATGTCGACAAATTGCCACCGTACAAGGAGGGGAGCATTGGTGCTTTCCCAGAATTTCTCAAGGCTGAGATCAGAGCCTCTCTGAGGATTGATAAGTGTATGTCGGCTACGGTAATGGCGGGAAGCGAGAGCTCTTGGCATCGACCTCGGAGTGTGGAGGAGTACTACAGGCTGATAGCTTCCGATTCAGTCGATGGAAGTGGCACAAAGGTGGTCGCAGGCAACACCTCTTCTGGTGTTTACAGGGAGGCAGAGGTGTATGATAGGTACATTGACTTGAGAGACATCCCAGAGTTGAATTCAGTATCCAAGGATTCCGAGGGTGTTCAAATTGGAGCTGCAACATCGATCTCTCGGGTTATTGAGATTTTAAGACGAGAAGGTGATGACTGCAAGGATGTCATCTTTGGTAAGATTGCTGATCACATGGAAAAGGTGTCCTCTCATTATGTTCGGAACACGGCAACCTTGGGTGGAAATTTGGTGATGGCTCAAAGGGACGAATTTCCCTCTGATATTGCAACTATTCTTCTTGCTGCTGGTTCGTCAGTGTGCATCCAGGTATCATCAGGAAAATTGAATGTCACGTTGGATGAGTTCCTGGAAATGCCACCATGTGATTACAAGACACTACTGTTAAGCATTTCTGTTCCTCATTGTACTCCTGACAATGTCTCATCAAGTGCTGGGGCTGTAAATATGACAGGAGATAAGACAGAAAGTTCACTGCTATTTGAGACATACCGAGCTGCTCTGCGCCCTCTTGGAAATGCAGTTGCTTACCTTAACTGCGCTTTCTTTGCTCAAATCTCCTCTGATGAAAGTTCAGGAAGCTTAATACTGGAAAAACTAAATTTAGCTTTTGGTGCATTTGGAACCCGACATGCTATCAGGGGTAGAGACGTTGAGAAGTACTTAGTTGGTAAACCCATTAGTGCATCAGTCCTGCTTGAAGCATGCACCGTTCTTAAGAAAAGCATTGTTCCAAAAGAAGGCACAACACATTCTGCTTACAggtcaagcttggcagttgcctttCTGTTTACTTTTCTTTACCCAATGACCAAACGAAATGTGAAGCCTGCAAGATCAGCTCGTCTAAATGGCCATGCTGCTTCTGATACCAATGGAAATCCAAATTGTCCACCCAGTGCAGATATTGACTTGTCACTTAAGGAGACCAATAGTGTGAAATCTGGTCTGCATAACAATGACCACATACTTGAATCTTGCAAGCAGATAGTTGAAATCAGTAAAGATTATCTCCCAGTTGGCATACCAGCGAAGAAAGTTGGAGCAGAACTCCAAGCCTCTG GTgaggctgtatatgtggatgacatcccTTCTCCAGAGGGCTGCCTTTATGGAGCATTTGTATATAGTACAAAGCCTTTAGCTCATGTGAATAGCATAGAGCTCGACCCTTCTCTCGAGCAGCTGAAAACTGTGGCAGTTATCACTGTTAAGGATATTCCAAAGGGGGGTGGCAATTTTGGGGCCAACACTATATTTGGACCTGAACCTCTGTTTGGCGATCCACTTACTCAGTGTGCTGGGGAacctcttggtatcgtg GTTGCAgaaacacgaaattttgccaatATAGCTGCCAAACGAGCTGTAGTCAACTACAGCACAGAAACTTTGGATAGCCCAGTTTTATCGATAGAGGAGGCAGTTAGAAGATGCAGTTATTTTGAAACCCCACCATTTCTTCTTCTGCAAAATGTTGGTGATTTTTCCAAAGGGATGGAAGAAGCCGATCAGAAGATCTACTCAGCTGAG GTGAAGCTTAACTCACAGTATTACTTTTACATGGAAACACAAACTGCTCTAGCCATACCTGATGAGGATAATTGCATGGTAGTGTATAGCTCAAGTCAGTGCCCTGAGGCAGCACAAAATAACATTGCAACATGCCTCGGTTTACCTTGTCACAATGTTCGTGTTATCACTAGAAGAGTTGGTGGTGGCTTCGGAGGAAAAGCTGTTAGATCATTACCA GTGGCGGCGGCCTGTGCACTTGCAGCATTTAAGTTGCGTCGTCCTGTTCGAATGTATCTTGATCGCAAGACTGACATGATAATGACTGGAGGTCGGCATCCCATGAAAATATGCTATTCGATAGGATTCAAATCAGATGGGAAGGTCACAGGATTGCATGTAGATTTGTTCATAAATGCAGGAATGACCATGGACATTAGCCCAATTATTCCTCATAATTTCATAGAGGCACTGAAGAAATATAATTGGGGTACCTTTTCATATGATGCAAAGATTTGCAAAACAAACATTTCAACACGGTCTGCAATGCGGGGCCCTGGAGAAGTGCAAGGTTCTTATGTTGCTGAAGCTATTATTGAGCATGTCGCGTCAGTTCTCTCTACTGATGCTAATTTGGTAAGGCAGAGAAATATTCACACAGTGGAGAGCCTTGCTTTGTTTCACAGTGAGTGTCTGGAAAATGCCTTGGGGTATACACTTCCCTCTATCTGTAATCAGTTGACTGCATCAGCAAATTACCAATATCGTTCAGAAATAATCCAGACCTTTAACAAAACCAGCCAGTGGAAAAAGAGGGGACTTTCTTTTGTTCCGATAGTGCATAAAGTGTTATCTCGACCGACACCTGGAAAGGTGTCTATTCTTAACGATGGATCCATTGTTGTTGAAGTTGGAGGCATTGAGTTAGGCCAGGGACTTTGGACAAAAGTGAAGCAGATGGCAGCATTTGGTCTTGGACAGTTGTGGGCTGATCGAAGCCAAGACCTGTTGGAAAGAGTACGAGTTATTCAAGCAGACACGTTAAGTGTGGTACAGGGAGGGTGGACCACAGGGAGTACCACATCAGAATGCAGCTGTGAAGCAGTTCGACTTGCCTGCAATATCATGGTTGACAGGCTGAAATCACTCAAGGAGCAATTGCAAGAAAAGCATGGCAAAGTTTCATGGGATGGACTAATTTCACAG GCAAAAATGGCTGGTGTGGATTTGTCAGCAAGAGAATATTACATTCCTGGGGCTTCTGGTTCATACCTAAACTACGGAGCTGCTGCTAGTGAG GCAGAGATTGATCTTCTCACGGGAGCAACTACAGTTTTGCGCAGTGATCTTATATATGACTGTGGCCAGAGCTTAAATCCTGCTGTGGACATGGGGCAG GTGGAAGGGGCCTTTGTTCAGGGAATTGGTTATTTCATGAGTGAGGAATATGTGACCAATACGGATGGGCTGGTTGTCTCGGACGGGACTTGGACATACAAGATCCCAACCGTGGACACCATCCCTAAACAGTTTAATGTTGAGCTGCGCAACAGTGGATTCCACAAGAAGAGAGTGCTGTCTTCAAAAG CATCTGGGGAGCCGCCTTTGCTCCTTGCAGCTTCAGTTCACTGCGCAACAAGGGATGCAATTGCCGCAGCAAGGAAGGAACTCCACTGTTGTGGGTCTGGACCGTCTTCACCTTCGTTCTTTGAGTTGGAAGTTCCGGCAATCATGCCTGTGGTGAAGGAGCTGTGTGGCTTGGACAATGTGGAGAAGTATTTGGAAACTCTAGTGGGTTCCAAATAA
- the LOC119354543 gene encoding myb-like protein X, whose amino-acid sequence MEVEKKSKDELHLKIKSKDKSSVNEEDEKEIEIEIDAKVVEKEEVSSDGSKSAGKVKETKKEGKNKSEKHVDEHEDDQKASKKKENKAEKHEDGKKEKKLEKHEDDGKTSKKDKKEKDEKKKEDGEGSEKEKAKKGKDKKSESKEKDKISVKETGADADDSSPKNKKKDKDKAKKKDESDEKQEKDKEKEEHENKKKHVEVGQAREVKLQDNESAKKETDASEEKKDGTDKAKDKRKRDSAKKQDEHKEIGDKDEQGNKKDTEKKDKKKDKTDKKGEGKKKDGDDEKEEGKKDKEAKEKKKDKTDKEETKKKKKDGEDGEEEGKKKDKEKKKDKGGKEKTDDPAKLKKKLEKIDAKLQDLHAEKEDILRQLKELEEGMTTEEKKPVQIVEASGKAKSKEDDLVTAP is encoded by the coding sequence ATGGAGGTAGAGAAGAAGTCGAAGGATGAGTTACATCTCAAGATTAAGAGTAAGGACAAGTCCTCGGTGAATGAGGAGGACGAGAAGGAGATCGAGATAGAAATCGACGCCAAGGTTGTGGAGAAGGAAGAGGTGTCCAGTGATGGTTCAAAGTCTGCAGGCAAAGTTAAGGAAACCAAAAAAGAAGGGAAAAACAAGTCAGAGAAGCATGTAGATGAACATGAAGACGATCAGAAGGCGAGTAAGAAGAAGGAAAATAAGGCAGAGAAACATGAAGATGGTAAGAAGGAAAAGAAGTTAGAGAAGCATGAAGATGACGGGAAGACTAGTAAGAAGGATAAGAAGGAGAAggatgagaaaaagaaagaagatggCGAAGGATCAGAAAAGGAGAAGGCCAAGAAAGGGAAAGATAAGAagagcgagagcaaagagaaggaTAAAATTAGCGTCAAGGAGACTGGAGCTGATGCAGATGACAGTAGCCCCAAGAACAAAAAGAAGGATAAGGACAAGGCAAAGAAGAAGGATGAAAGCGATGAAAAACAAGAGAAAGACAAAGAGAAGGAGGaacatgagaacaagaagaagcatGTAGAAGTGGGTCAGGCAAGAGAAGTCAAGCTACAAGATAATGAGTCGGCGAAGAAAGAAACTGATGCTTCTgaagagaagaaggatggcacggacaaaGCAAAGGATAAAAGAAAGAGAGACAGTGCGAAGAAGCAAGATGAACATAAGGAAATCGGTGACAAGGACGAACAAGGTAACAAGAAAGATAcagagaagaaggacaagaagaaagaTAAAACCGACAAGAAGGGGGAAGGCAAGAAGAAGGATGGCGATGATGAGAAGGAAGAAGGTAAGAAGGACAAAGAagcgaaggagaagaagaaagataaGACCGACAAGGAAGAaactaagaagaaaaagaaggatggTGAGGATGGGGAGGAAGaaggtaagaagaaagacaaagagaagaagaaagacaaGGGCGGCAAGGAGAAGACCGACGATCCAGCAAAGCTTAAGAAGAAGCTGGAGAAGATCGACGCAAAGTTACAAGACCTACATGCTGAAAAGGAAGACATCCTAAGGCAGCTGAAGGAGCTCGAAGAGGGAATGACCACTGAAGAGAAGAAGCCTGTACAGATAGTGGAAGCGAGTGGCAAGGCCAAGTCCAAGGAAGATGATCTTGTTACTGCACCCTGA